A single window of Halobacterium jilantaiense DNA harbors:
- the lrpA1 gene encoding HTH-type transcriptional regulator LrpA1 — MSTESTEERILAALEEDAQASYADIAARADVSKPTVRKYIDRLEDEGVIVGYSADVDPKKLSGQSIAMVGIDVASEQYVEATRALQELESVRALYSSSGDHMLMAEVRAADGDALGDVISDEVLDIDGVTAAHPSFLQERLK; from the coding sequence GTGAGCACTGAATCGACGGAAGAGCGAATCCTCGCCGCGCTCGAGGAGGACGCCCAGGCGTCCTACGCCGACATCGCGGCACGCGCGGACGTCTCCAAGCCCACCGTCCGCAAGTACATCGACCGCCTGGAGGACGAGGGCGTCATCGTCGGGTACTCCGCGGACGTAGACCCGAAGAAGCTCTCCGGGCAGAGCATCGCGATGGTGGGCATCGACGTCGCGTCCGAGCAGTACGTGGAGGCGACGCGCGCGCTCCAGGAGCTGGAGTCCGTCCGGGCGCTGTACTCCTCGAGTGGCGACCACATGTTGATGGCGGAGGTGCGGGCCGCCGACGGGGACGCGCTCGGTGACGTCATCAGCGACGAGGTCCTCGACATCGACGGCGTGACCGCCGCCCACCCCTCCTTCCTGCAGGAGCGACTCAAGTAA
- a CDS encoding pyridoxal phosphate-dependent aminotransferase: MPSERATATTPFAAMDVLERAGEIDDVVHMEVGEPDFRPPAAATEAAVDALRAGDDDYTSSRGTASLRDAISRHYADEYGVDVPPERIVVTPGSSPALLVSMLAAVDPGEDVVLTDPHYACYPNFVRLADGTVRTVGLDPADGFEPNVADYEQVVDDDTAAMLLNSPGNPTGAVMDGDTLSGLVDLAERTDTAVVSDEVYHGLAFDAEEHSVLEYTDDAFVLDGVSKRYGMTGWRLGWVVCPPEYVDAVNRIAQNALICAPSFVQAGAEAAIREGTDWLPEVREDYRERRDILLDAAERWGFDLGYTPEGAYYVLLDVSDLGDPFDVADVFLEDAGVAMTPGPDFGEGASDCLRASFATSTEDVREAVERIDALLAETTV; encoded by the coding sequence ATGCCCTCGGAGCGCGCGACCGCGACCACGCCGTTCGCCGCCATGGACGTGCTCGAACGAGCCGGCGAAATCGACGATGTCGTCCACATGGAGGTGGGCGAACCCGACTTCCGACCGCCCGCAGCGGCCACCGAAGCGGCGGTCGACGCGCTCCGCGCAGGCGACGACGACTACACCTCCTCGCGGGGCACCGCCTCCCTGCGGGACGCAATCAGTCGTCACTACGCCGACGAGTACGGCGTCGACGTTCCCCCGGAACGCATCGTGGTGACACCGGGCTCCTCGCCCGCGCTCCTCGTCTCGATGCTCGCCGCCGTGGACCCCGGCGAGGACGTCGTGCTCACGGACCCCCACTACGCCTGCTACCCGAACTTCGTCCGGCTCGCCGACGGAACCGTCCGTACAGTCGGTCTGGACCCCGCGGACGGCTTCGAGCCGAACGTCGCCGACTACGAGCAGGTGGTCGACGACGACACCGCCGCGATGCTGCTGAACTCCCCCGGGAACCCCACAGGTGCGGTCATGGACGGCGACACACTCTCGGGACTCGTCGACCTCGCCGAGCGCACCGACACCGCTGTCGTCTCCGACGAGGTCTACCACGGCCTCGCGTTCGACGCCGAGGAACACTCGGTCCTGGAGTACACCGACGACGCGTTCGTCCTCGACGGCGTCTCCAAGCGCTACGGCATGACCGGCTGGCGGCTCGGCTGGGTCGTCTGCCCGCCGGAGTACGTCGACGCCGTCAACCGCATCGCCCAGAACGCGCTCATCTGCGCGCCGTCGTTCGTGCAGGCCGGAGCCGAAGCCGCCATCCGCGAGGGCACCGACTGGCTCCCCGAAGTCCGCGAGGACTACCGGGAGCGCCGCGACATCCTGCTCGACGCGGCCGAACGCTGGGGGTTCGACCTCGGCTACACGCCCGAAGGTGCCTACTACGTGCTGCTCGACGTCTCGGACCTCGGCGACCCCTTCGACGTCGCCGACGTGTTCCTCGAAGACGCCGGCGTCGCCATGACGCCCGGCCCCGACTTCGGCGAGGGTGCCAGCGACTGTCTGCGCGCGTCGTTCGCCACGAGCACCGAGGATGTCCGCGAGGCTGTCGAACGCATCGACGCGCTGCTCGCCGAGACGACGGTCTGA
- a CDS encoding SRPBCC family protein has translation MQTFERDLRVDAPLDEVWAFHSTVDGLLALTPDLANLRIDDVEWPADRGERDDEVLVEGTRIHMSVRPLGVGPRQTWKSVITERVEEDDHAYFVDRMEDGPFPAWEHTHSFFADGDQTVLRDHVEYRAPLGGLGALGSTAVMRPMFYFRHRETRASLGDA, from the coding sequence ATGCAGACTTTCGAGCGCGACCTGCGTGTGGATGCACCTCTCGACGAGGTGTGGGCGTTCCACTCGACGGTCGACGGCCTGCTGGCGCTGACGCCGGACCTGGCGAACCTCCGCATCGACGACGTGGAGTGGCCCGCGGACCGCGGCGAGCGCGACGACGAGGTGCTCGTCGAGGGCACGCGCATCCACATGTCTGTCAGACCGCTCGGCGTCGGTCCGCGGCAGACGTGGAAATCGGTCATCACCGAGCGCGTCGAGGAGGACGACCACGCCTACTTCGTCGACCGAATGGAGGACGGCCCGTTCCCGGCATGGGAGCACACGCACTCGTTCTTCGCGGACGGCGACCAGACGGTACTCCGTGACCACGTCGAGTACCGCGCGCCGCTCGGCGGCCTCGGCGCGCTCGGGTCGACGGCGGTCATGCGGCCGATGTTCTACTTCCGCCACCGGGAGACGCGAGCCTCCCTCGGCGACGCGTAG
- a CDS encoding NAD(P)/FAD-dependent oxidoreductase, protein MTHVAVVGGGPAGLSAALFTAKNDLETTVFDADETWMHKAHLFNYLGIESEDGTAFVEDAREQVAGFGVDYRETEVTGVSEAEDGFTVATEDGEVEADYVVLATGADRSLAEDLGASFTDEDVVDVDVDMETSVRGVYATGAMVRAEEWQAIIAAGDGAAAALNILSAEKGEHFHDFDVPDDAA, encoded by the coding sequence ATGACACACGTAGCCGTGGTCGGCGGTGGTCCCGCCGGCCTGAGCGCCGCGCTGTTCACAGCGAAAAACGACCTGGAGACCACCGTCTTCGACGCCGACGAGACGTGGATGCACAAGGCCCACCTGTTCAACTACCTCGGCATCGAGTCCGAGGACGGGACGGCGTTCGTCGAAGACGCCCGCGAGCAGGTCGCGGGCTTCGGTGTCGACTACCGGGAGACGGAAGTCACGGGCGTCAGTGAGGCCGAAGACGGCTTCACCGTCGCCACGGAAGACGGCGAGGTCGAGGCCGACTACGTCGTGCTCGCGACGGGCGCAGACCGCAGTCTCGCGGAGGACCTGGGCGCGTCGTTCACCGACGAGGACGTCGTCGACGTGGACGTGGACATGGAGACGAGCGTCCGGGGCGTGTACGCGACGGGCGCGATGGTGCGCGCCGAGGAGTGGCAGGCAATCATCGCCGCCGGGGACGGTGCCGCCGCTGCGCTGAACATCCTCTCGGCGGAGAAAGGCGAACACTTCCACGACTTCGACGTGCCCGACGACGCGGCGTAG
- a CDS encoding DUF7542 family protein: protein MASGETVVQCSCGFEAGFDRLRDAREALAVHEDAGHEADWHIETVADGVELAGADAGVCGRPECTNEDSPLYRDDV, encoded by the coding sequence ATGGCTTCCGGCGAAACTGTCGTTCAGTGTTCGTGTGGCTTCGAGGCGGGCTTCGACCGCCTGCGGGACGCCCGGGAGGCGCTGGCCGTCCACGAAGACGCCGGCCACGAGGCCGACTGGCACATCGAGACGGTCGCCGACGGCGTCGAGCTGGCGGGCGCGGACGCAGGCGTCTGCGGGCGGCCGGAGTGTACGAACGAGGACTCACCACTCTACCGCGACGACGTCTGA
- a CDS encoding DMT family transporter → MAGLAVAVVAVSTSAILVDVSDAPSLVKAVWRVVFMTALVAPFAVRERDQFESISGTDWVLVTVSGVLLAGHFAAWFASIDYTSIAASTTLVQTQPAFVAVGAWLLLDERVTARVAGGIVVAIAGSVLLSAGGLLGGATAGPNPSLGNALAVLGAASAAGYVLAGRSVRQRLSLAPYVFVVYGVCAATLVAVAVWQGTPLAGYAAHEWVLFLGMAVGPGLFGHTVINWALKYVESSVVSVSLLGEPVGSAVLALVLLAEVPGPFTVVGGAVILVGIAVTATGRNT, encoded by the coding sequence ATGGCCGGGCTGGCGGTGGCCGTCGTGGCGGTGTCGACGAGCGCCATCCTGGTGGACGTGAGCGACGCGCCGAGCCTCGTGAAGGCGGTGTGGCGCGTGGTGTTCATGACGGCGCTGGTCGCGCCGTTCGCCGTCCGGGAGCGCGACCAGTTCGAGTCGATCTCCGGGACGGACTGGGTGCTGGTGACCGTCTCCGGAGTGCTGCTAGCCGGCCACTTCGCGGCGTGGTTCGCGTCCATCGACTACACGAGCATCGCGGCGTCGACGACGCTCGTCCAGACGCAGCCGGCGTTCGTCGCCGTGGGCGCGTGGCTGCTGCTCGACGAGCGCGTGACCGCACGTGTCGCGGGCGGCATCGTCGTCGCCATCGCGGGGTCCGTGTTGCTGTCGGCCGGCGGGCTGCTGGGCGGCGCGACGGCCGGCCCGAATCCGTCGCTCGGGAACGCGCTGGCGGTGCTCGGCGCGGCGTCGGCCGCGGGCTACGTGCTGGCGGGGCGGTCGGTGCGCCAGCGGCTCTCGCTGGCACCGTACGTGTTCGTCGTCTACGGCGTCTGCGCGGCGACGCTGGTTGCGGTGGCCGTCTGGCAGGGGACGCCGCTTGCGGGGTACGCGGCCCACGAGTGGGTGCTGTTCCTCGGGATGGCTGTCGGTCCCGGGCTGTTCGGGCACACGGTCATCAACTGGGCGCTGAAGTACGTGGAGTCGAGTGTCGTCAGCGTCTCCCTGCTCGGGGAGCCGGTCGGGAGCGCGGTGCTCGCGCTCGTCCTGCTCGCGGAGGTGCCGGGGCCGTTTACTGTCGTCGGTGGTGCGGTCATCCTCGTCGGTATCGCCGTCACCGCGACCGGCCGGAACACGTGA
- a CDS encoding bifunctional metallophosphatase/5'-nucleotidase → MRKATTLLVAALVVLSAAAPAAAAAAPADAPTEDAGTTVATGVTTQANNSTVTLLSYNDIQTAAAQNGTVPRLATLVDERRAAHDNPTFVFGAGDEVSPHSLSPLTQWRTPVDVLNEIQPDAEGIGNHDLDFGFEAVGNFSEASEFPWLMANIVDSETGDPIPGTEPYTVVEKQGVSVGVIGLADQKIKGKTAVDFAEQGYELRDYSEVGSKYAAQLKEDENVDVVVALGHFGVPVAKDFANSTENVDVVLVGDDEIVYPPAETDGVVISEAEARANYVGELNLTVSNGEVADWDGRLISTENSTKDANVSDIIETARGDELSKVAGQSEVKLDARFASNYHDETNLGNLVGDAFLAQTGADVAITNAGGIRSNGQYGPGNITAGDVYNMLPFNNHLTTVELTGSEIESLLASQVVTLESETGQQYDAESQLQVGGVTYEWYTHNDTEDAIRDIYVGGEPVDPDATYEVTVNSYMAGWEGSVLTNATLVNEDYTMYGTALYDYIESQDTVAPEGEDRIRRVDSEVDAGTVELDGEDDVVVSFEKPTAENATTVDTESFYALNGQNERVNASSASVEDGTVAVTFADSDLQTLADGGDVEVYGNYAVEGRERPYFDSSVVNADVTAESAQETTTAAETSTTAASTTAAQTTTESDDESGSSAPGFGAGAAAVAVLGAALLALRE, encoded by the coding sequence ATGCGAAAAGCGACGACGCTACTCGTTGCGGCGCTGGTCGTGCTGTCGGCGGCAGCCCCGGCAGCAGCGGCCGCAGCACCCGCCGACGCCCCCACCGAAGACGCGGGGACGACGGTCGCTACGGGTGTGACGACTCAGGCGAACAACTCTACTGTAACACTGCTCTCCTACAACGACATCCAGACCGCGGCCGCCCAGAACGGGACGGTGCCGCGGCTGGCGACGCTCGTCGACGAGCGCCGCGCCGCCCACGACAACCCCACGTTCGTGTTCGGCGCTGGCGACGAGGTCAGCCCGCACTCGCTGTCTCCGCTCACGCAGTGGCGGACGCCAGTCGACGTGCTGAACGAGATTCAGCCGGACGCCGAGGGCATCGGCAACCACGACCTCGACTTCGGCTTCGAGGCCGTCGGGAACTTCTCCGAGGCGTCGGAGTTCCCGTGGCTGATGGCGAACATCGTCGACAGCGAAACCGGTGACCCCATCCCCGGCACAGAGCCGTACACGGTCGTCGAGAAGCAGGGCGTGAGCGTCGGCGTCATCGGTCTCGCCGACCAGAAGATCAAGGGCAAGACCGCAGTCGACTTCGCCGAGCAGGGCTACGAGCTCCGGGACTACAGCGAAGTCGGCAGCAAGTACGCCGCCCAACTGAAAGAAGACGAGAACGTCGACGTGGTCGTCGCGCTCGGCCACTTCGGCGTGCCGGTCGCGAAGGACTTCGCGAACAGCACCGAGAATGTCGACGTGGTGCTGGTCGGCGACGACGAAATCGTCTACCCGCCGGCGGAGACCGACGGCGTCGTCATCAGCGAGGCCGAGGCCCGCGCGAACTACGTCGGTGAACTCAACCTCACCGTCTCGAACGGCGAGGTCGCCGACTGGGACGGCCGGCTCATCTCCACCGAGAACTCCACGAAAGACGCGAACGTCTCGGACATCATCGAGACGGCGCGCGGCGACGAACTCTCGAAGGTCGCCGGGCAGAGCGAGGTGAAACTCGACGCGCGGTTCGCGTCGAACTACCACGACGAGACGAACCTCGGGAACCTCGTCGGCGACGCGTTCCTCGCGCAGACCGGTGCGGACGTCGCCATCACGAACGCGGGCGGCATCCGGTCGAACGGCCAGTACGGCCCCGGCAACATCACCGCCGGTGACGTGTACAACATGCTGCCGTTCAACAACCACCTGACGACGGTCGAGCTCACTGGCAGCGAAATCGAGTCGCTGCTCGCCAGCCAGGTCGTCACGCTGGAGAGCGAGACCGGCCAGCAGTACGACGCCGAGTCCCAGCTCCAGGTCGGCGGTGTCACCTACGAGTGGTACACCCACAACGACACCGAGGACGCCATTCGCGACATCTACGTCGGCGGGGAGCCGGTCGACCCCGACGCCACCTACGAGGTCACCGTGAACTCGTACATGGCGGGCTGGGAGGGCTCCGTGCTGACGAACGCGACGCTCGTGAACGAGGACTACACGATGTACGGCACGGCGCTGTACGACTACATCGAGTCCCAGGACACCGTCGCGCCCGAGGGCGAGGACCGCATCCGGCGCGTCGACAGCGAGGTCGATGCCGGCACGGTCGAACTCGATGGTGAGGACGACGTCGTCGTGTCCTTCGAGAAGCCGACCGCGGAGAACGCGACGACCGTCGACACCGAGAGCTTCTACGCGCTGAACGGCCAGAACGAGCGCGTGAACGCGTCCAGCGCCTCGGTCGAGGACGGCACGGTCGCAGTCACGTTCGCGGACAGCGACCTCCAGACGCTCGCCGACGGCGGCGACGTCGAAGTGTACGGCAACTACGCCGTCGAGGGCCGCGAGCGCCCGTACTTCGACAGCTCCGTCGTCAACGCCGACGTGACGGCCGAGTCCGCCCAAGAGACGACGACCGCGGCCGAGACGAGTACGACCGCAGCGTCGACGACTGCGGCCCAGACGACCACCGAGAGCGACGACGAGTCCGGCAGCAGCGCGCCCGGCTTCGGTGCCGGCGCGGCCGCCGTCGCGGTCCTCGGTGCCGCGCTGCTCGCGCTCCGCGAGTAA
- a CDS encoding acyl-CoA thioesterase — MTEFAFTETVDVRYQDHDTMGHVNNAVYVTYMEEARFSYLTEGLGVPPMELNMVVANLEVDFRRPVQFADEVEVAASVTEVGDSSFTMAYEIRDDDGVAVEGETTQVALEPDGSGTRRVPQDWRDAIDDLEA, encoded by the coding sequence ATGACGGAGTTCGCGTTCACCGAGACGGTCGACGTGCGTTATCAGGACCACGACACGATGGGGCACGTCAACAACGCCGTCTACGTGACGTACATGGAGGAAGCCCGGTTCTCGTACCTCACTGAGGGACTCGGCGTCCCGCCGATGGAACTCAACATGGTCGTCGCCAACCTCGAAGTCGACTTCCGGCGACCCGTCCAGTTCGCCGACGAAGTCGAGGTCGCGGCGTCCGTGACCGAGGTCGGCGACTCCAGTTTCACGATGGCCTACGAGATTCGAGACGACGACGGCGTCGCCGTCGAGGGCGAGACCACGCAGGTCGCGCTCGAACCCGACGGCAGCGGCACCCGCCGCGTCCCCCAGGACTGGCGGGACGCCATCGACGACTTAGAGGCCTGA
- a CDS encoding nucleotidyltransferase family protein, giving the protein MSLPVVDPPSERDGDSTVAGVLLAAGTSSRYGDANKLLEAVDGEPMVRRSARTLLGASLDSVTVVLGCDADRVRDALDGLPVDLVANPDYETGQASSVRRAVDHLRQTADPDAAVFALGDMPYVDPASVDALAAAFDATGRSALAAGHDGQRGNPVLFAAEHFDALADISGDTGGRRVLLDADDAAVVATGDSGVRRDVDKPDDLA; this is encoded by the coding sequence ATGAGCCTCCCGGTCGTCGACCCGCCGAGCGAGCGAGACGGCGATTCGACCGTCGCCGGCGTCCTGCTCGCCGCCGGCACCAGCAGCCGGTACGGGGACGCGAACAAGCTCCTCGAAGCCGTCGACGGCGAACCGATGGTCCGACGGAGCGCCCGAACGCTCCTGGGCGCGAGCCTGGACTCCGTGACGGTCGTGCTTGGCTGTGACGCCGACCGCGTCCGGGACGCACTCGACGGGCTCCCGGTCGACCTCGTGGCGAACCCGGACTACGAGACGGGGCAGGCGTCGTCGGTCCGGCGGGCCGTCGACCACCTCCGACAGACCGCCGACCCGGACGCCGCCGTCTTCGCTCTCGGCGACATGCCCTACGTCGACCCGGCGAGCGTCGACGCGCTCGCGGCGGCGTTCGACGCGACCGGACGCTCCGCGCTCGCAGCCGGCCACGACGGCCAGCGCGGCAACCCCGTGCTGTTCGCCGCCGAGCACTTCGACGCGCTCGCGGACATCTCGGGAGACACCGGCGGCCGGCGCGTGCTGCTCGACGCCGACGACGCCGCGGTCGTCGCGACCGGTGATTCCGGGGTGCGGCGGGATGTCGACAAGCCCGACGACCTCGCCTGA
- a CDS encoding molybdopterin molybdotransferase MoeA, translated as MAHDHADLVPRADAVERVLAQRSRALDRLDTERVSIDALAGRVLAEPVAASEDQPPYSYATMDGYALDATEDYPLDVVDREVFPEDDPGSLDAGEAVRIATGAPVPEHANAVLKVEEASTEGGELTGTDLSSGTYVYERGSNVEAGEELFAAGERLSPKDAILLRDLGVEAVAVRERLSVGLLATGTEIHEGRIDDLDSPMLAGLVESWGHDATYEGTVPDDYDTVEERVADLAAEHDVVVTTGGTSVGKKDYAIRVLDELGDLDFHRVAVRPGKPIAMADLPEFDATALAVPGKPVGAHTITTLVARPFFTGRTDLPTVPAEFPVDLDLGPSGFEYAIPVTLDDETATPLGHVGSPLAVYEDTFDPSVLSSSTRTTRADGFVLTESGLDAGEQVRVVRYESVE; from the coding sequence ATGGCCCACGACCACGCCGACCTCGTGCCCCGGGCGGACGCCGTCGAGCGCGTCCTCGCGCAGCGCTCGCGCGCACTCGACCGCCTCGACACCGAACGCGTCTCGATCGACGCCCTCGCCGGCCGCGTGCTCGCCGAGCCCGTCGCCGCCAGCGAGGACCAGCCGCCGTACAGCTACGCGACGATGGACGGCTACGCCCTCGACGCCACCGAGGACTACCCCCTCGACGTGGTCGACCGCGAGGTGTTCCCCGAGGACGACCCGGGCAGCCTCGACGCCGGCGAGGCGGTCAGAATCGCCACCGGCGCACCCGTCCCCGAGCACGCGAACGCCGTGCTCAAAGTCGAAGAAGCGTCCACCGAAGGTGGCGAACTCACCGGCACCGACCTCTCCTCGGGGACGTACGTCTACGAGCGCGGGAGCAACGTCGAAGCCGGCGAGGAGTTGTTTGCCGCCGGCGAACGCCTCTCTCCGAAGGACGCCATCCTGCTCCGGGACCTCGGCGTCGAAGCGGTCGCGGTCCGCGAGCGGCTCTCCGTGGGGCTGCTGGCGACCGGCACCGAGATTCACGAGGGTCGTATCGACGACTTGGACTCCCCCATGCTCGCGGGCCTCGTCGAGTCCTGGGGCCACGACGCCACCTACGAGGGAACCGTTCCCGACGACTACGACACCGTCGAGGAGCGGGTCGCCGACCTCGCCGCCGAACACGACGTGGTGGTGACGACGGGCGGCACTAGCGTCGGGAAGAAAGACTACGCGATTCGGGTGCTCGACGAACTGGGCGACCTCGACTTCCACCGGGTCGCCGTCCGCCCCGGGAAACCAATCGCGATGGCGGACCTGCCGGAGTTCGACGCGACGGCGCTCGCCGTCCCCGGCAAGCCGGTCGGCGCACACACCATCACGACGCTCGTCGCGCGGCCGTTCTTCACCGGCCGAACCGACCTCCCGACGGTCCCTGCGGAGTTCCCAGTCGACCTCGACCTCGGGCCCTCCGGCTTCGAGTACGCAATCCCCGTGACGCTCGACGACGAGACGGCGACCCCGCTCGGGCACGTCGGCTCGCCGCTGGCCGTCTACGAGGACACGTTCGACCCGAGCGTGCTCTCGTCGAGCACGCGCACGACGCGGGCCGACGGCTTCGTGCTCACCGAATCCGGTCTCGACGCCGGCGAGCAGGTCCGCGTGGTCCGCTACGAGTCCGTCGAATGA
- a CDS encoding CaiB/BaiF CoA transferase family protein, with amino-acid sequence MTHDGRALDGVTVLDLSTFVTGGFCSLMLANQGAEVVKVERPDAGDDNRHSGPPFVDGESPYFWTVNYGKRSVELDLKTEAGLAALYDLAEEADVFIQNYRPGTAERLRVADDDIREVNEDIVYCAISAFGQTGPWSQRPGYDLLVQGMSGIMSVTGEPDSDPVKVGLPQTDLITGMWAAFGIVTALYRRALTGEGDSLELGMLDATLPWLTKQAGQVFVGEEPERMGTRDPVLAPYQTFETADGHLNVACLNQKLWRAFCETIDRPELADDERFETNADRVEHMDALEAELQAELEQRTTEEWMEILVEDAGIPAGPVYSVEEALHNEQTEARGMVTEMDARGKTIPVVEHPLNYERAETGFESPPPELGEHNREVFAELGYSDAEIDALADAGVFGSD; translated from the coding sequence ATGACTCACGATGGACGCGCACTCGACGGCGTCACCGTCCTCGACCTGAGCACGTTCGTCACCGGCGGGTTCTGCTCGCTGATGCTCGCCAACCAGGGGGCCGAGGTCGTCAAGGTGGAGCGCCCGGACGCGGGCGACGACAACCGCCACTCCGGCCCGCCGTTCGTCGACGGGGAGTCGCCGTACTTCTGGACCGTCAACTACGGGAAGCGCAGCGTCGAACTGGACCTCAAGACCGAGGCGGGGCTGGCGGCCCTCTACGACCTCGCCGAGGAGGCAGACGTCTTCATCCAGAACTACCGGCCGGGCACCGCGGAGAGACTGCGCGTCGCTGACGACGACATCCGCGAGGTCAACGAGGACATCGTCTACTGCGCCATCTCGGCGTTCGGCCAGACGGGGCCGTGGAGCCAGCGCCCGGGCTACGACCTGCTCGTCCAGGGGATGAGCGGCATCATGTCCGTGACCGGCGAGCCCGACAGCGACCCGGTGAAGGTCGGGCTGCCCCAGACCGACCTCATCACGGGCATGTGGGCGGCGTTCGGCATCGTCACGGCGCTCTACCGGCGCGCGCTCACCGGCGAGGGCGACTCCCTCGAACTCGGCATGCTGGACGCCACGCTGCCGTGGCTCACGAAGCAGGCGGGGCAGGTGTTCGTCGGCGAGGAGCCCGAGCGCATGGGCACGAGAGACCCCGTGCTCGCGCCCTACCAGACGTTCGAGACGGCGGACGGCCACCTCAACGTCGCGTGCCTGAACCAGAAGCTCTGGCGGGCGTTCTGCGAGACCATCGACCGCCCCGAACTCGCGGACGACGAGCGCTTCGAGACGAACGCGGACCGCGTCGAGCACATGGACGCCCTCGAAGCGGAACTGCAGGCGGAACTCGAACAGCGGACGACCGAGGAGTGGATGGAGATTCTGGTCGAGGACGCCGGCATCCCGGCCGGCCCCGTCTACTCCGTCGAGGAGGCGCTGCACAACGAGCAGACCGAGGCCCGCGGGATGGTGACCGAGATGGACGCCCGCGGGAAGACCATCCCCGTCGTCGAACACCCCCTGAACTACGAGCGGGCGGAGACCGGCTTCGAGTCGCCGCCGCCGGAACTCGGTGAGCACAACCGCGAGGTGTTCGCGGAGCTCGGCTACAGCGACGCCGAAATCGACGCGCTCGCGGACGCCGGCGTTTTCGGTAGTGATTGA
- a CDS encoding cyclase family protein, with protein sequence MLDGYEMHDLTQPWSQDTPAWPTYDNPKIWYEKSLDTEKVNGQKIEFMNHTGTHLDGEKHFIAHGRDIESMPLDELVGDAVVADISDKVGDYDVYTSDMVEDVCDVQKGDILFVHTGYQQYAWHREEADPHAFFCKHPGPNQEFADWCKEMDLEYLILDCGSADHPMNTVIRDVRPELAAEAREKHGVDDLDEIFPPEGYQLMHTELFPEGIVHVENAQVPQELLNERVQIGTFPWRFRGGESSVCRCVAFTEA encoded by the coding sequence ATGCTCGACGGCTACGAGATGCACGACCTGACCCAGCCGTGGTCGCAGGACACGCCGGCGTGGCCGACCTATGACAACCCGAAAATCTGGTACGAGAAGTCACTGGACACGGAGAAGGTGAACGGCCAGAAGATCGAGTTCATGAACCACACGGGCACCCACCTCGACGGCGAGAAGCACTTCATCGCCCACGGCCGGGACATCGAGAGCATGCCCCTCGACGAGCTCGTCGGCGACGCCGTCGTGGCGGACATCTCCGACAAGGTCGGGGACTACGACGTCTACACCTCCGACATGGTCGAGGACGTCTGCGACGTGCAGAAGGGCGACATCCTCTTCGTCCACACGGGCTACCAGCAGTACGCCTGGCACCGCGAGGAAGCCGACCCGCACGCGTTCTTCTGCAAGCACCCCGGCCCGAATCAGGAGTTCGCCGACTGGTGCAAGGAGATGGACCTGGAGTACCTGATTCTGGACTGCGGGAGCGCCGACCACCCGATGAACACCGTCATCCGGGACGTCCGGCCGGAACTCGCCGCCGAAGCCCGCGAGAAACACGGCGTCGACGACCTGGACGAGATTTTCCCGCCTGAGGGCTACCAGCTCATGCACACCGAGCTGTTCCCGGAGGGCATCGTCCACGTGGAGAACGCCCAGGTACCCCAGGAGCTCCTCAACGAGCGCGTCCAGATCGGGACCTTCCCGTGGCGGTTCCGGGGCGGCGAGTCCTCGGTCTGTCGCTGCGTCGCGTTCACCGAGGCGTAG